The following DNA comes from Papaver somniferum cultivar HN1 chromosome 4, ASM357369v1, whole genome shotgun sequence.
CAAACTTTATAAACAGATGGTGGGTTCATGATGAATCTCCTAATTGTATTATGCAACATCTGAATTCTATTGAGGATTAATCTCAATAAATATATGTttccttcaaaaataaaaaatattagtaGATTCTAATTATTATCATTAATACTAATGAAATAAGAGCATTATTGTCATGATAAAAATATAATGGATAAGAGATTATTGATTTTACACATAGTGACTCTATTTTTTCATTGCTTTGTATGTCTCACAAAATTTGTGTACGCCTCGAAACAAGATTCGAGATCCATCAGCGCACAGAGGCGAATCGGGTGTCCACCCGGCAAAGTAACACTCGAAGGCCCAGACCCGATTTGAGGTACCCGTATCATGTGGTCTACAAACCTTGTCCGGAACAAAGGTCACCCTAGCATTAGGTCGTCGTTTATCTTCCCTCTCCCTCCCTAAGTTTTTCACTCAAAATCTCaacgtagaagaagaagaattttccaCATAAGGAATCCAAGTCAGACCGATTTCAATTTCAACAAGCTCGCTCCTCCCCTACTCAGTAAGTAATCTCTTTCTCTTAAAACCTAATTTCTAACTTTAGGATCTGAAAGTTGTTCAAACTTCTGAAATTTACTTAAAATTGCTGAAATCGAAAGTAAAATGGTAGTATGGTCTTGTGTAGTTTCTCTTATATTATCACTATTTACGCATATCAGTTCCAGTTGTGGTGTAATTCTGTTGGTCTTGGCAGTTAAGTATAGAACTGCCCATATTTAGGTTATAAGATTAGCATTAAGTTCATAAGTTTGTCTTGAGTGTACAGACACAAACGGATTAACCAATCCTAATTTTTTAAGTTGCTAGCTGTGCAGGCGCGCTTGATTTGATAGGAAATGGAAGAGACTTCGAGTGGCGATCCAAGTTTGGAGATTGTTGCTAGTCAAGAAAATGATGGAAATGAAGCTATAATTGATGAGAATGACTCAACTAAGAAGAATGAAGAGGCTGAAACAGACAATGTGGGGAATGAAGAAGTGGAGGAACCGAAAGTTGGGATGCTTTTTGGTACTGCGGATGAAGTGCTTGAGTATTATGAAAACTATGCTAAGCAATTAGGATTCCCTGTGAAAAAGAGATCGTCTACAAAGGATGATGATGGGGTTTTGAGATATGTAACTCTTGCATGTGCTCGATCAGGAACATCAAGAAGTAATTCAGCAAGTAAGGGTTTGAGACCGCCTCAAAGTATTAAAACTAATTGCAAGGCTCTTCTTAGTGCATGTATTTGTCTTGATGGAAGGTGAGAGTTAGTAGTGTTAGGCTTGTACACAACCATGAGTTGAGTCCAGATAAAGTTTGTTTTTTCCGATGTAAGCGGGTATTAAACGCACATGGAAAAAGGAAGCTTGATTTAAATGATAAAGTTGGTGTCAAAAAAGATAAGAATAGTAGTTCATTGGTTGAAGTTGGAGGAAGTGAGAATACCTCAATATTGGGTAAAGATGGTAGAAACTATTCTGAGAAAGCGAGCCAGTTACAACTAGAGGAAGGGGATGCTACCTTAATTCTAGATTATTTGATGAAAATGAAATCTCAGGATGCAAATTTCTTTTATGCAATTGATTTGGATAAGCAGGGTAGGCTTCGGAATGTGTTTTGGGCAGATGCCAGGAGTAGATCATCGTATGAGGAATTTGGTGATGTTATCAAGTTTGACACTACCTATTTGGCGAATAGATATGTCATCCCTTTTACTCCATTTGTGGGGGTCAATCATCACGGGCAACCTATTTTGTTTGGATGTGCATTGGTTTCAAGTGAAGATACCGAAACATTTATATGGCTGTTTCAAACTTGGCTTGCATGTATGTCTGGGCGTGCTCCAAGTGGGATAATAACTATTCTGGACAGAGCTATGGAAACAGCTATTGAAAATGTCTTTCCTAATATTAGACATCGTTGGTGCTTGTTGCATATAATGAAAATTCTGCCTGTAAAGCTGAAAGAATACAGTGATTCTGAATCCATTATGTTAGCCCTGAAATGTGTTGTGTATGATTCAGTGTCTCAGTCCGAGTTTGAAGAACAGTGGAATATAATGATTGAGAATTACAAGTTACATAATGATGATTTTTTAACTGGGTTATATAATGAGAGATGCCGTTGGGTGCCAGTTTTTGTGAAAGAAAACTTTTGGGGTGGAATTTCTCCTATTTATCGTAACGAGAGTATGCGTTCATTCTTCGATGATCACGTCAAATCTAAGACTTCCTTTAAACAGTTCGTGAAAAGGTATGAAGATGCATTGAGAAGTAATGTCGaaaaggaaattcatgaggaTTTTAAGTGTTTTTCTTCAAGTGTCAACTGTGTAACGCACTATGACATGGAGAAACAAGCTCAAGCAGTTTATACAATTTCAAAATTTAAATAGTTCCAGAATGAAGTAACGGGTAAAATGTACTGCGACTTGGCAACTTTTGAAGTCGATGGTACGAGTTTAGAGTATCAAATATCCGAGGATATAATGATTGGCGAGACGAAAAAAAGTGTAACTTTCAAGGTTAGGTTCCAGGAGCATGACAATGAAATTGTGTGCAGTTGTTCTAAGTTTGAGTTCACGGGAATATTATGCAGACACGCAATTTATGTCCTTATTCGTCACAAGGTCCACTTATTTCCCAATAAATACATCATGCAGAGATGGAGGAAAGATATGAAGAGATGTCACACAAAGGTAAAACTAAAATACAGTGATTGGGATACGACTCCTGAAGCTCAACGATGTGATAAGATGGAAAAGAGCTTTAATGAGATAAAGGAAATGGCAAATGATTCTGAAGATAAGTGTGTGATTGTGATGTCTTGGATGAATAAGCTAAAGGAAGAACTAATCAACCATGACTATAAAAGTATTCGGGTAACTCCAAAACTGCCCATTCCAAGGATCTTAGGCAATAATGTCAAGAGCATCCCAAAAGAGGGTCAGAGTATGCTCTCCCCAAACTACTTGTATGGATCGAATGGGACTGGAAATGTAGCTCTCCCTATCCCTATTTTATACGACAATCGTTTTCAGGTAATACATGGATTGCTTGATTTGAAATCTTTCTTATGATTTTTACACATTAATGGCTTATGTATTTATTTTTCGTAATTTTTCTAGGGCCATCACCATCAAGCTTGGAATGGGGTTTATAGTATGTTCAGTTTGCCTAGTTCTAATTTGCAAGGACTTGGTAACCAAAAGCCTGATTGAGACATTGGATCAGTGGTTAGTGGACTCTCATTTTCTTTTGCCTGTACTTAGGACCACTGTTAGAGTATACCAACTTATGTTAATACACATCATATAACAAATTTGAACTGATGCTGTACTTTCGCTGAGTATGTAGAAAGGGAATATTGAGCATACATGTTAAAATCATGCTTGATTAGTTTTTCTAAGTCGTAATACGCACATGTGTTGAAAAGATGTCTTTCTTCAAGGACCCATGGGTCCGCTTTGTTAATTATAATGACCTACCTCCTCCTTTTCTTTTCATTGTTGGATTCAATGGATAAATTCCATTGGATCACATATATCTGTAGATCTCTAAGAGATGTTGTTTGTTGCCAGCCGTTGTTTGTTGTTCATAATTTTGTCTCCTATACAAAGAAGCTAGATTCTGCATTTATACTTTGATGATCCTGTGCAGTCTAAACAAACCTCAAGGAATTGGTGAAAATTATGAAACTGCATCATAATGTAGGCATTTGGTGTTTCTCTTCACTGGTAGATTGTTTAACACATTAAACATTTAAAACAGGATGGAGAAGTTTACACTACGTCAAAGCTTGAAGTAAATGTATTGAGACGTGGTTAAGGTGAATAATGCAACTTTCATATTATCATATATATCTGAAGACTTTATGATCGAGTAGAAAACAGAGAGTGTAAATATCGGGGTTCCATTCCATGAAACTAACAAGCAAATTAAGTGCAGTTATTGTATTTTGGAGACTTTTAGTATATATTTAGGGGTGTGAATTATGTCATCAAGATTTCGTTAGATCCATTCTATTTCAGACTAGTACATCATGAGAAGATGGAGGAAGGATGAGAAGAGAACCCGCATGAAGGTTAGAGTCGGCGTTGATTGGATACCACTCTTGAAGCAAATAGATGTGATAGGTCATAGAATGCAGAAGACATTTGATGATATTAAGAACTGCCACAGTTGGGACAGCATCTTGGGTCTATATGGGGCCATCTAGTATTTTCCCATTCATCATTCCGTTTTCAACACGGTCAGTAAAGGAAAATTCAGTAATGTTTTCAAGTTATATATCATGTCTCCAAGTTTAATTGCTAGACCCTGATGATTGCTTAACTTCattaacctcttaagtttgtgtAGTAGATTATAACGGTTCTGCTGTTCTACGTATTCAGGATTTGTGCTTGCTTAGAGTGTGAGACTTGTGTTATGGTAGGAACAGGTTGGTCTTCCTTCCGACCCTAAAAAATGAGCTCAGGGTAGGTCGATCAAGATTCATACTGCTGACTTCCTCTCTTCCCAGATCAAGTAGCTAAATAGCCTTCGCTTCAGCAACCATGTCAACTAACAGCACCACAATCTACAGGTTCTCCCTCTCTTCCTTCATTGCGTCCAAATACTCCTGATATATGTATGTGAACTCAAAACTATTTGAATTTTTCCAATACAAGCATAGGATTTTTACATAGACACCAGAATCAAAATGATACTGTACATGACTGACACTAGTTGCTTAATTTCGATTACCAAATATATCTTTTGTGCTTTACATCTCATTACTATCAAACATATAACATACACACTTATATTGTTCATTTTACGCAAATTATTTGATAAAAACTAGCCAATCAACTTTTATTGACTATCTGCTTGTTACTTCTCAGGAACATTAGCTTTACCTTCTTCCATAACCGTGGTATAACACTCTTGGTGTTTCCTGAACTTCCCTTACAGTTCATTACCCTGTTGGATTTTCTCAAAGAACTAACTCTCTTCGGTGTCTTTGCATTTTCTTTGTAGATTCGATCTAAACGatgttcaaaagaaaagaaaggggaTTTCAATTGGCTCGGATGAGTTGACGAAGATGCTTGTGAACGTCTCATAATTTGATTCAGTTGCTGAGTCACGGCTTTGAGTTCATACGAGTCGTAAAGTGTACTTCCTCCATTCGAAGGACTTGGTTTCAAAATTGGGGTAGTACTCTTGGCTTGAAAATTTAGATAGTAAGATGTTGGAGTCATGACTAGTTGTTTCTCTTCTGTTGAAATACTCATGTTGAATCTCTGAATTCTAGGTATCGAAGTCTTTTCCATGGTGGATTTGATCCGTCGAAGCAGTATCACAGATAAATAGGATTCAGCACATACCTCTTTGTATTCATGAAACTTTTTTAGTAAGTAACGCAACTGAGTTGATAATTTTCTATGTAAAGAACAAGAAATAACTTAGTATTCTACGTCTCTAACACATGGAGGCATGTGTTATATTAAAAATCTCTCAAGCTTCTTTGTTTGTCAGTTGAGTTGTGAAGAAATAGAGTGTAAGACTGAATTGTACTAGTTGTATATACTAGGACACTGAGACAGAGGTGGCCCATATATCTTTATCCGTATGTACCCTGTACAAACTGACATTCGTGGGAATGCACCTAACAACCGAAACAAGGCATGTGATTATTCAATATTCATGGAAAAGAGATTTTCGTCGGTGGCTCTGAAGTACTAGTTCATGAAGATCTGTGGAAACCTCGTGGTGTTCTTGAAAGATTTCGATTTGATGGGGATAGATTTTGCAAGCAAGGGCGTCAATACCTTGTTGGCAGATCATGTAGccccccacccacccacccacccaatttttttttttttgaaaacgacTAGTCGGACACCGTTGGTGGCCGGGTCGGATCAGCAGTTCGATGGATCTAGCCTGGACGGCTGTTCCGGACTGGACAACATCGGTAGGGCGGGATGTACTTGGCAGGGGTGTCATCGGGGAAGCGGATTAAAGCAGAGATTAAAAACGAGACGGAAAGCCGAACTGTCGGCATCGAGAAGGGTCGAGCAAAGAGTGTTCCCCTTGG
Coding sequences within:
- the LOC113275835 gene encoding protein FAR1-RELATED SEQUENCE 6-like, which produces MYCDLATFEVDGTSLEYQISEDIMIGETKKSVTFKVRFQEHDNEIVCSCSKFEFTGILCRHAIYVLIRHKVHLFPNKYIMQRWRKDMKRCHTKVKLKYSDWDTTPEAQRCDKMEKSFNEIKEMANDSEDKCVIVMSWMNKLKEELINHDYKSIRVTPKLPIPRILGNNVKSIPKEGQSMLSPNYLYGSNGTGNVALPIPILYDNRFQGHHHQAWNGVYSMFSLPSSNLQGLGNQKPD